The following nucleotide sequence is from Cryptosporangium aurantiacum.
CGGAGCTCGCGTCCCAGCACGGCCGCCGCGGCTGTCGACGAAGTTGAACCTGAGCGGGCCGGTGGCGCGGCCCTGGCGCACCAACTGGTTCAGGGCGCTGTCCACCGTGTGGGTGGACAGCGCGCCCATCCGCACCATCCGGGGTCTGCGCGGCATCCGATCGGGTTGGTAGGTGCGCGCGGGGTGGTCGACGGTGGGCAGGGCCAAGAGTCGGCCGAGCCCGACATTGAGCATCACGATGCACGACGCCCGGTCCACACGTACGTCACTCGGGTCCGCGGCGCCGGCCGTGTCGTTCTCCTCGTACAGACGGACCGTCTTCGCAACCTCGTCAGGAGTGAAACACGGCGTCCAACGGCTCCGGCGGGACGTCTGGTATTCGTCCTCCTGGGCAGTAGGCCGCGTCCCCAGGGCGGCGGACACACGTTCCGCGTCCTCGTCGGTCTCGTTCTCGAACTCGTCGATTTCGTCCTCGAGATCCTCCTCGAATTCGTCGTCGAATTCGCCCTCGAATTCGCCGTCGCTCTCGAATTCGCGGTCGAAGTCCTCGTTGCCGTCGGCCAGGTACTCCCACTCCGCCTCGGTCAAGTCGGCCTCCGGCTCGATCAGCGGGGCCGGGTCGGGAACCAGTCGGAAAGTCGGGCTCATCGCTGTCTCCTGTTCCGGCTCATACCGTTCTCACTCCCGGCATCCACGACCTGACCAGCGCCACCACCTCGGAGCTGAGGTGTACCGACCGGTTGTTCGCGTAGGCGCCGGCCGTGACATCGAGGGTCCCGGGGCCGGTATGGATGCCGACGAGGTAGCGGGCGCCGTTCCTGAATCGCACCCAGACCGGCGATCCGCTCTGTCCCCCGTGCGTGTCGGCGGTGTGCAGCAAAATTCCGGGCTGGTGCGGGTCCACTGTGATCGTTCCGGTGCTGGCGAACGGCACCGTCCCCCCGTCCCGGTCACCCGGATAGCCGGCGACGGTCACCGGCTTCCCCGTCAGGAACGCGCCATCGAGTCCCCTCAGGTGGGTCGCCCGGCCCTCGTGCGGGTGGCCCCAGTACCCGTGTCCGGTGACGTCGCGCTCCAGCGTGACCACCGCGAAGTCGTACCGCGAGTTCGGTCTGGTTTTGCGGACCCCCTTGCCGACGACCAGGGCCTCGAGATAACAACTGGACACGCTGTACGCCACCCCCTTGAACCGGCCGATCGGGTCGGAACGGCCGCTGCGCGCAGGAGCCACATACACCGAGACCGGCCTGGCCGCGTCCCGCTTCCGGTAGATGCAGTGCGCGGCCGTCAGCACGTGCCGCGGGCCGATCAGCATTCCGGAGCCCCGGCCGAACCGGTCGGCGGCGCTGCCCGGCCAGGTCACGTCTAGCGAGCAGAGCCAGCGCCAAGGCACCGCCGACATGTCGCTGATGCGCTGCCGCGAATCGTCGGAGCCGATCCGTTCCTGCTCCGTCGCCGCGACGGCGGCCGCGAAAGGCGTGCTCATGAGCGCTTCCCGTTGGACGAGGCCGCCACCGCGGGTGCGGGCAAACGGGTCGCGGGCAGTCCCGGCACGCGCGCCGGTTGGGCGGGCCGGTCCTTGACCCGGTCACCGGTGGCGGACTGCCAGAGGTCGATGATGCGGTTCATGTCGCGACGCACGCCCTCGTTGCCGGTGAGCTCCAGGAACAGCGTCTCGGCGTCCTCGCCGCGGTCGAACAGGCCCAGTTCGATCGCCCGCAGCAGCGCGGACATCAGGTCGGCCAGTTCGAACAACTCATAGGAGCGCGGCGCAGCGGACATGCCGACCCGGTCGGCGATCCGTGCCAGCCGGTCCGCCGGGTTGGTCGCCTCGGCCTTGAGGTCCACCACGATCGGCGTGTCGGTCTCCAGCGTCAGGTGGAACCAGCTCAGCGTCGTGACGTGCACGAACTCCTCGCGGGCCAACTGGCCGCCACGTCGGCGCATCGTCATCATGTCGCGCAGGGACTGGCAGAGAAACCCGATGTACTCCCGGTCGGTGGCGTTCGCGCCGATCCCGTTGCGGGCGTTCTCGAACCCCAGCCAGACCTGACGCAGAAGCTCGGTCCACTTCTCCCGGAAGCCCGCGTTGACGCCCTCGCCGGTATCCGCGCGCCAGCCCTGGTCGACGTGCCCGATCTTGCGGTACCGCGCGGGCACCGGGTGCGGCGGCTCCATGCCGAACATCCGCCAGTAGTTGTTGCGCCGGGTCACCCGGATGTCCGGGCGTACCTCGCTGACCACCCCGGAGATCGCGAAGAGCGGAGGTTCCCGGAAGAAGAGCTCCTCGGTGGAGCGTACCCACCGGGCACCGTCGGGGCTGAGCGTATTGAGCGTCTCCCCCACGGCGAACCGCCGCACGACCTCGGCCATCACCTCGACGACCCCGGTGCACTCCAGCAGGTAGGCATAACTCAGGTGGTCCCAGACCAGCGGCACGGTGCCGCTGAAGATCTGCCCGTTGAACGTGCCGACGTCCGCCGCATTGATGCCGGAGGGGAACGGCGGGGCGATGCCGTCGGCCGACGGCGCGGGCAGTTCGAGGACGTCGACGATCTGATCGCTGCCGAGGAACGGCAGCGCGTTGACCGTACGTACGCCGAACTCCGGCACCGTGCGCGCGGCCGCCCACGCCTCGTCCAGCCACCGGCTGAGCTGGAACGGGTGCACGCGGAACACCTGGGTGGCCGGACCGGCCGGGCCCAGCTCGGGTGGGGCGGTGATCAGCCGTGCCAGGTTGCGGAACATGGATGCCTCGTCTCGTCGGTGGGAGATCAGCTCACGGGTGCCAGGCGCGGCCCGAGCGCCACGGCGAGGTCCCCGGCATCGCGCAACTCGACCCGCGCCACCGGCTGGTCGTCGGTGACGGAGGCGAGGGCGAACCCGATCACCGGACCACTGCCCCGGCGGCGCGCACCCCGGTGTTTCTTGACCACGTCGACGACCGAGCCGTCGTCGATCGTGATGTCGGCGACCTCGTCGGGGGCGGCGCTGCGACGGGTGAAGACGGCGACCTTGACGGCGGTCGCCGGGATGCCCCCC
It contains:
- a CDS encoding trypsin-like serine peptidase, with translation MSTPFAAAVAATEQERIGSDDSRQRISDMSAVPWRWLCSLDVTWPGSAADRFGRGSGMLIGPRHVLTAAHCIYRKRDAARPVSVYVAPARSGRSDPIGRFKGVAYSVSSCYLEALVVGKGVRKTRPNSRYDFAVVTLERDVTGHGYWGHPHEGRATHLRGLDGAFLTGKPVTVAGYPGDRDGGTVPFASTGTITVDPHQPGILLHTADTHGGQSGSPVWVRFRNGARYLVGIHTGPGTLDVTAGAYANNRSVHLSSEVVALVRSWMPGVRTV